Proteins encoded within one genomic window of Dromaius novaehollandiae isolate bDroNov1 chromosome 7, bDroNov1.hap1, whole genome shotgun sequence:
- the LOC112980143 gene encoding rac GTPase-activating protein 1-like isoform X1 produces the protein MMQRRCGHLLAQLERVLRLLELSSSVEEDYIQIARCFEATRKKCCRLEQDGRRAREQLARAEAERAALEVKLKHARNQVEVEMKKRHRAEAELEKQERKLQLIFEFLMQEPLGSAVLTGEQRSVLSALAGRRLGGALAPGRRSSAVDESCHSLLSHSDISYDRTEDDVDVDMAVVKTLKRKAQERQCVSLAPQIGPVVAAKRHRPSVAPPNAASIPPTPLPAEVPGPASSLPHTALVPPRRSRQGHRLSTCAELTTVWGTSGDQGCCAPARESHTEDSSVGQPAPAPLPSPPRGLPPLQHQFTSKTIIRPEPCAACGSRIRFGKAACKCRRCQLLVHAKCQEQCPGPCMPRPLQRARPRQGVLADLAPPAPPRVPALVAQCVAEVERRGLTEMGLYRVPGAEQLVRQWKRRLLHTGGAPAGLGGVADVHVVCGVLKDFLRGLEEPLLTFGLRPAFLQAADLPDEAICGAALRHAVSKLPPANRDTLAFLMLHLLRVSRSPDCRMDVLNLSRVFGPTLVGYGSANPTPLAIMEDTPRQCKVVARLLSLPPDFWRCFVEVEQENLVLSPASPLAPGSKHGPCPAEQLLCPLASPEPNSSQLSPAGTCCFPSTLRSCVGTAALPPQGPAPRSVGRFFPSLV, from the exons ATGATGCAGCGGCGCTGCGGACACCTCCTGGCGCAGCTGGAGCGGGTGCTGCGACTGCTGGAGCTCAGCAGCAGCGTCGAGGAAG ACTACATCCAGATCGCCCGGTGCTTCGAGGCGACGCGCAAGAAATGCTGCCGCCTGGAGCAGGACGGGCGCAGGGCCCGGGAGCAGCTGGCCCGTGCCGAGGCCGAGCGGGCAGCACTGGAGGTGAAGCTCAAGCACGCTCGCAACCAGGTGGAGGTGGAGATGAAGAAACGGCACCGGGCAGAGGCTGAGCTGGAGAAACAG GAGCGCAAACTTCAGCTGATCTTCGAGTTCCTGATGCAGGAGCCGTTGGGCAGCGCTGTCCTGACAGGCGAGCAGCGCTCTGTCCTCAGCGCCCTGGCGGGCCGACGCCTTGGAGGGGCCCTGGCACCGGGGAGAAg GTCATCAGCGGTGGATGAGTCGTGCCACTCTCTGCTGTCCCACTCGGACATCAGCTACGACCGCACTGAAGACGATGTG GATGTTGATATGGCGGTGGTGAAGACCCTGAAGCGCAAAGCTCAGGAGAGGCAG TGTGTGTCCCTGGCCCCTCAGATTGGCCCCGTGGTAGCGGCAAAGCGGCACCGTCCTTCCGTGGCACCCCCCAATGCT GCGAGCATCCCTCCCACACCACTTCCTGCTGAGGTGCCGGGCCCCGCCAGCAGCCTCCCGCACACCGCCCTGGTGCCACCACGCCGCTCTCGCCAGGGACACCGCCTGTCCACGTGCGCAG AGCTGACCACGGTGTGGGGCACCAGTGGGGACCAGGGCTGCTGCGCCCCGGCACGGGAGAGTCACACCGAGGACAGCTCTGTGGGGCAGCCAGCGCCAGCCCCATTGCCCTCACCTCCCCGGGGCCTCCCACCGCTCCAGCATCAGTTCACCTCCAAAACG ATCATCCGCCCCGAGCCGTGCGCTGCCTGCGGCTCCCGCATCCGCTTTGGGAAGGCCGCCTGCAAGTGCCGCCGGTGCCAGCTGCTGGTGCATGCCAAGTGCCAGGAGCAGTGCCCCGGGCCCTGCATGCCTCGGCCCCTCcagcgcgcccggccccgccag GGAGTGCTGGCTGACCTGGCGCCCCCCGCGCCTCCCCGGGTGCCGGCCCTGGTGGCGCAGTGCGTGGCCGAGGTGGAGAGGAGAGGCCTGACGGAG ATGGGGCTGTATCGGGTGCCGGGTGCGGAGCAGCTGGTGCGGCAGTGGAAGCGGAGGCTGCTGCACACCGGGGGTGCCCCGGCCGGCCTGGGCGGCGTGGCCGACGTCCACGTGGTGTGCGGCGTGCTCAAGGACTTCCTGCGGGGCCTCGAGGAGCCGCTGCTCACCTTCGGCCTGCGTCCGGCCTTCCTGCAGGCTGCTG ACCTCCCGGATGAGGCCATCTGTGGTGCGGCCCTGCGCCACGCTGTGAGCAAGCTGCCCCCCGCCAACAGGGACACCCTGGCCTTCCTCATGCTGCACCTGCTCAG GGTGTCCCGCAGCCCCGACTGCAGGATGGATGTGCTGAACCTGTCGCGCGTGTTTGGGCCCACGCTGGTGGGATATGGCTCGGCCAACCCGACGCCGCTTGCTATCATGGAGGACACGCCGCGGCAGTGCAAG GTGGTGGCTCGGCTCCTCTCACTGCCACCCGACTTCTGGAGATGCTTCGTGGAGGTGGAGCAGGAGAACCTGGTGCTGTCGCCGGCCAGCCCCCTGGCCCCAGGCAGCAAACATG GCCcctgtcctgcagagcagctcctctgcccccTTGCCTCCCCAGAGCCCAACTCCAGCCAGCTCAGCCCTGCTGGGACCTGCTGCTTCCCCAGCACGCTGCGGAGCTGCGTGGGCACGGCCGCTCTGCCGCC GCAGGGCCCTGCCCCGAGGAGTGTGGGTCGGTTCTTCCCTTCCCTGGTGTAG
- the LOC112980143 gene encoding rac GTPase-activating protein 1-like isoform X2: protein MMQRRCGHLLAQLERVLRLLELSSSVEEDYIQIARCFEATRKKCCRLEQDGRRAREQLARAEAERAALEVKLKHARNQVEVEMKKRHRAEAELEKQERKLQLIFEFLMQEPLGSAVLTGEQRSVLSALAGRRLGGALAPGRRSSAVDESCHSLLSHSDISYDRTEDDVDVDMAVVKTLKRKAQERQCVSLAPQIGPVVAAKRHRPSVAPPNAASIPPTPLPAEVPGPASSLPHTALVPPRRSRQGHRLSTCAELTTVWGTSGDQGCCAPARESHTEDSSVGQPAPAPLPSPPRGLPPLQHQFTSKTIIRPEPCAACGSRIRFGKAACKCRRCQLLVHAKCQEQCPGPCMPRPLQRARPRQGVLADLAPPAPPRVPALVAQCVAEVERRGLTEMGLYRVPGAEQLVRQWKRRLLHTGGAPAGLGGVADVHVVCGVLKDFLRGLEEPLLTFGLRPAFLQAADLPDEAICGAALRHAVSKLPPANRDTLAFLMLHLLRVSRSPDCRMDVLNLSRVFGPTLVGYGSANPTPLAIMEDTPRQCKVVARLLSLPPDFWRCFVEVEQENLVLSPASPLAPGSKHEQLLCPLASPEPNSSQLSPAGTCCFPSTLRSCVGTAALPPQGPAPRSVGRFFPSLV from the exons ATGATGCAGCGGCGCTGCGGACACCTCCTGGCGCAGCTGGAGCGGGTGCTGCGACTGCTGGAGCTCAGCAGCAGCGTCGAGGAAG ACTACATCCAGATCGCCCGGTGCTTCGAGGCGACGCGCAAGAAATGCTGCCGCCTGGAGCAGGACGGGCGCAGGGCCCGGGAGCAGCTGGCCCGTGCCGAGGCCGAGCGGGCAGCACTGGAGGTGAAGCTCAAGCACGCTCGCAACCAGGTGGAGGTGGAGATGAAGAAACGGCACCGGGCAGAGGCTGAGCTGGAGAAACAG GAGCGCAAACTTCAGCTGATCTTCGAGTTCCTGATGCAGGAGCCGTTGGGCAGCGCTGTCCTGACAGGCGAGCAGCGCTCTGTCCTCAGCGCCCTGGCGGGCCGACGCCTTGGAGGGGCCCTGGCACCGGGGAGAAg GTCATCAGCGGTGGATGAGTCGTGCCACTCTCTGCTGTCCCACTCGGACATCAGCTACGACCGCACTGAAGACGATGTG GATGTTGATATGGCGGTGGTGAAGACCCTGAAGCGCAAAGCTCAGGAGAGGCAG TGTGTGTCCCTGGCCCCTCAGATTGGCCCCGTGGTAGCGGCAAAGCGGCACCGTCCTTCCGTGGCACCCCCCAATGCT GCGAGCATCCCTCCCACACCACTTCCTGCTGAGGTGCCGGGCCCCGCCAGCAGCCTCCCGCACACCGCCCTGGTGCCACCACGCCGCTCTCGCCAGGGACACCGCCTGTCCACGTGCGCAG AGCTGACCACGGTGTGGGGCACCAGTGGGGACCAGGGCTGCTGCGCCCCGGCACGGGAGAGTCACACCGAGGACAGCTCTGTGGGGCAGCCAGCGCCAGCCCCATTGCCCTCACCTCCCCGGGGCCTCCCACCGCTCCAGCATCAGTTCACCTCCAAAACG ATCATCCGCCCCGAGCCGTGCGCTGCCTGCGGCTCCCGCATCCGCTTTGGGAAGGCCGCCTGCAAGTGCCGCCGGTGCCAGCTGCTGGTGCATGCCAAGTGCCAGGAGCAGTGCCCCGGGCCCTGCATGCCTCGGCCCCTCcagcgcgcccggccccgccag GGAGTGCTGGCTGACCTGGCGCCCCCCGCGCCTCCCCGGGTGCCGGCCCTGGTGGCGCAGTGCGTGGCCGAGGTGGAGAGGAGAGGCCTGACGGAG ATGGGGCTGTATCGGGTGCCGGGTGCGGAGCAGCTGGTGCGGCAGTGGAAGCGGAGGCTGCTGCACACCGGGGGTGCCCCGGCCGGCCTGGGCGGCGTGGCCGACGTCCACGTGGTGTGCGGCGTGCTCAAGGACTTCCTGCGGGGCCTCGAGGAGCCGCTGCTCACCTTCGGCCTGCGTCCGGCCTTCCTGCAGGCTGCTG ACCTCCCGGATGAGGCCATCTGTGGTGCGGCCCTGCGCCACGCTGTGAGCAAGCTGCCCCCCGCCAACAGGGACACCCTGGCCTTCCTCATGCTGCACCTGCTCAG GGTGTCCCGCAGCCCCGACTGCAGGATGGATGTGCTGAACCTGTCGCGCGTGTTTGGGCCCACGCTGGTGGGATATGGCTCGGCCAACCCGACGCCGCTTGCTATCATGGAGGACACGCCGCGGCAGTGCAAG GTGGTGGCTCGGCTCCTCTCACTGCCACCCGACTTCTGGAGATGCTTCGTGGAGGTGGAGCAGGAGAACCTGGTGCTGTCGCCGGCCAGCCCCCTGGCCCCAGGCAGCAAACATG agcagctcctctgcccccTTGCCTCCCCAGAGCCCAACTCCAGCCAGCTCAGCCCTGCTGGGACCTGCTGCTTCCCCAGCACGCTGCGGAGCTGCGTGGGCACGGCCGCTCTGCCGCC GCAGGGCCCTGCCCCGAGGAGTGTGGGTCGGTTCTTCCCTTCCCTGGTGTAG
- the LOC112980143 gene encoding rac GTPase-activating protein 1-like isoform X4, with protein sequence MMQRRCGHLLAQLERVLRLLELSSSVEEDYIQIARCFEATRKKCCRLEQDGRRAREQLARAEAERAALEVKLKHARNQVEVEMKKRHRAEAELEKQERKLQLIFEFLMQEPLGSAVLTGEQRSVLSALAGRRLGGALAPGRRSSAVDESCHSLLSHSDISYDRTEDDVCVSLAPQIGPVVAAKRHRPSVAPPNAASIPPTPLPAEVPGPASSLPHTALVPPRRSRQGHRLSTCAELTTVWGTSGDQGCCAPARESHTEDSSVGQPAPAPLPSPPRGLPPLQHQFTSKTIIRPEPCAACGSRIRFGKAACKCRRCQLLVHAKCQEQCPGPCMPRPLQRARPRQGVLADLAPPAPPRVPALVAQCVAEVERRGLTEMGLYRVPGAEQLVRQWKRRLLHTGGAPAGLGGVADVHVVCGVLKDFLRGLEEPLLTFGLRPAFLQAADLPDEAICGAALRHAVSKLPPANRDTLAFLMLHLLRVSRSPDCRMDVLNLSRVFGPTLVGYGSANPTPLAIMEDTPRQCKVVARLLSLPPDFWRCFVEVEQENLVLSPASPLAPGSKHGPCPAEQLLCPLASPEPNSSQLSPAGTCCFPSTLRSCVGTAALPPQGPAPRSVGRFFPSLV encoded by the exons ATGATGCAGCGGCGCTGCGGACACCTCCTGGCGCAGCTGGAGCGGGTGCTGCGACTGCTGGAGCTCAGCAGCAGCGTCGAGGAAG ACTACATCCAGATCGCCCGGTGCTTCGAGGCGACGCGCAAGAAATGCTGCCGCCTGGAGCAGGACGGGCGCAGGGCCCGGGAGCAGCTGGCCCGTGCCGAGGCCGAGCGGGCAGCACTGGAGGTGAAGCTCAAGCACGCTCGCAACCAGGTGGAGGTGGAGATGAAGAAACGGCACCGGGCAGAGGCTGAGCTGGAGAAACAG GAGCGCAAACTTCAGCTGATCTTCGAGTTCCTGATGCAGGAGCCGTTGGGCAGCGCTGTCCTGACAGGCGAGCAGCGCTCTGTCCTCAGCGCCCTGGCGGGCCGACGCCTTGGAGGGGCCCTGGCACCGGGGAGAAg GTCATCAGCGGTGGATGAGTCGTGCCACTCTCTGCTGTCCCACTCGGACATCAGCTACGACCGCACTGAAGACGATGTG TGTGTGTCCCTGGCCCCTCAGATTGGCCCCGTGGTAGCGGCAAAGCGGCACCGTCCTTCCGTGGCACCCCCCAATGCT GCGAGCATCCCTCCCACACCACTTCCTGCTGAGGTGCCGGGCCCCGCCAGCAGCCTCCCGCACACCGCCCTGGTGCCACCACGCCGCTCTCGCCAGGGACACCGCCTGTCCACGTGCGCAG AGCTGACCACGGTGTGGGGCACCAGTGGGGACCAGGGCTGCTGCGCCCCGGCACGGGAGAGTCACACCGAGGACAGCTCTGTGGGGCAGCCAGCGCCAGCCCCATTGCCCTCACCTCCCCGGGGCCTCCCACCGCTCCAGCATCAGTTCACCTCCAAAACG ATCATCCGCCCCGAGCCGTGCGCTGCCTGCGGCTCCCGCATCCGCTTTGGGAAGGCCGCCTGCAAGTGCCGCCGGTGCCAGCTGCTGGTGCATGCCAAGTGCCAGGAGCAGTGCCCCGGGCCCTGCATGCCTCGGCCCCTCcagcgcgcccggccccgccag GGAGTGCTGGCTGACCTGGCGCCCCCCGCGCCTCCCCGGGTGCCGGCCCTGGTGGCGCAGTGCGTGGCCGAGGTGGAGAGGAGAGGCCTGACGGAG ATGGGGCTGTATCGGGTGCCGGGTGCGGAGCAGCTGGTGCGGCAGTGGAAGCGGAGGCTGCTGCACACCGGGGGTGCCCCGGCCGGCCTGGGCGGCGTGGCCGACGTCCACGTGGTGTGCGGCGTGCTCAAGGACTTCCTGCGGGGCCTCGAGGAGCCGCTGCTCACCTTCGGCCTGCGTCCGGCCTTCCTGCAGGCTGCTG ACCTCCCGGATGAGGCCATCTGTGGTGCGGCCCTGCGCCACGCTGTGAGCAAGCTGCCCCCCGCCAACAGGGACACCCTGGCCTTCCTCATGCTGCACCTGCTCAG GGTGTCCCGCAGCCCCGACTGCAGGATGGATGTGCTGAACCTGTCGCGCGTGTTTGGGCCCACGCTGGTGGGATATGGCTCGGCCAACCCGACGCCGCTTGCTATCATGGAGGACACGCCGCGGCAGTGCAAG GTGGTGGCTCGGCTCCTCTCACTGCCACCCGACTTCTGGAGATGCTTCGTGGAGGTGGAGCAGGAGAACCTGGTGCTGTCGCCGGCCAGCCCCCTGGCCCCAGGCAGCAAACATG GCCcctgtcctgcagagcagctcctctgcccccTTGCCTCCCCAGAGCCCAACTCCAGCCAGCTCAGCCCTGCTGGGACCTGCTGCTTCCCCAGCACGCTGCGGAGCTGCGTGGGCACGGCCGCTCTGCCGCC GCAGGGCCCTGCCCCGAGGAGTGTGGGTCGGTTCTTCCCTTCCCTGGTGTAG
- the LOC112980143 gene encoding rac GTPase-activating protein 1-like isoform X3 codes for MMQRRCGHLLAQLERVLRLLELSSSVEEDYIQIARCFEATRKKCCRLEQDGRRAREQLARAEAERAALEVKLKHARNQVEVEMKKRHRAEAELEKQERKLQLIFEFLMQEPLGSAVLTGEQRSVLSALAGRRLGGALAPGRRSSAVDESCHSLLSHSDISYDRTEDDVDVDMAVVKTLKRKAQERQCVSLAPQIGPVVAAKRHRPSVAPPNAASIPPTPLPAEVPGPASSLPHTALVPPRRSRQGHRLSTCAELTTVWGTSGDQGCCAPARESHTEDSSVGQPAPAPLPSPPRGLPPLQHQFTSKTIIRPEPCAACGSRIRFGKAACKCRRCQLLVHAKCQEQCPGPCMPRPLQRARPRQGVLADLAPPAPPRVPALVAQCVAEVERRGLTEMGLYRVPGAEQLVRQWKRRLLHTGGAPAGLGGVADVHVVCGVLKDFLRGLEEPLLTFGLRPAFLQAADLPDEAICGAALRHAVSKLPPANRDTLAFLMLHLLRVSRSPDCRMDVLNLSRVFGPTLVGYGSANPTPLAIMEDTPRQCKVVARLLSLPPDFWRCFVEVEQENLVLSPASPLAPGSKHEPNSSQLSPAGTCCFPSTLRSCVGTAALPPQGPAPRSVGRFFPSLV; via the exons ATGATGCAGCGGCGCTGCGGACACCTCCTGGCGCAGCTGGAGCGGGTGCTGCGACTGCTGGAGCTCAGCAGCAGCGTCGAGGAAG ACTACATCCAGATCGCCCGGTGCTTCGAGGCGACGCGCAAGAAATGCTGCCGCCTGGAGCAGGACGGGCGCAGGGCCCGGGAGCAGCTGGCCCGTGCCGAGGCCGAGCGGGCAGCACTGGAGGTGAAGCTCAAGCACGCTCGCAACCAGGTGGAGGTGGAGATGAAGAAACGGCACCGGGCAGAGGCTGAGCTGGAGAAACAG GAGCGCAAACTTCAGCTGATCTTCGAGTTCCTGATGCAGGAGCCGTTGGGCAGCGCTGTCCTGACAGGCGAGCAGCGCTCTGTCCTCAGCGCCCTGGCGGGCCGACGCCTTGGAGGGGCCCTGGCACCGGGGAGAAg GTCATCAGCGGTGGATGAGTCGTGCCACTCTCTGCTGTCCCACTCGGACATCAGCTACGACCGCACTGAAGACGATGTG GATGTTGATATGGCGGTGGTGAAGACCCTGAAGCGCAAAGCTCAGGAGAGGCAG TGTGTGTCCCTGGCCCCTCAGATTGGCCCCGTGGTAGCGGCAAAGCGGCACCGTCCTTCCGTGGCACCCCCCAATGCT GCGAGCATCCCTCCCACACCACTTCCTGCTGAGGTGCCGGGCCCCGCCAGCAGCCTCCCGCACACCGCCCTGGTGCCACCACGCCGCTCTCGCCAGGGACACCGCCTGTCCACGTGCGCAG AGCTGACCACGGTGTGGGGCACCAGTGGGGACCAGGGCTGCTGCGCCCCGGCACGGGAGAGTCACACCGAGGACAGCTCTGTGGGGCAGCCAGCGCCAGCCCCATTGCCCTCACCTCCCCGGGGCCTCCCACCGCTCCAGCATCAGTTCACCTCCAAAACG ATCATCCGCCCCGAGCCGTGCGCTGCCTGCGGCTCCCGCATCCGCTTTGGGAAGGCCGCCTGCAAGTGCCGCCGGTGCCAGCTGCTGGTGCATGCCAAGTGCCAGGAGCAGTGCCCCGGGCCCTGCATGCCTCGGCCCCTCcagcgcgcccggccccgccag GGAGTGCTGGCTGACCTGGCGCCCCCCGCGCCTCCCCGGGTGCCGGCCCTGGTGGCGCAGTGCGTGGCCGAGGTGGAGAGGAGAGGCCTGACGGAG ATGGGGCTGTATCGGGTGCCGGGTGCGGAGCAGCTGGTGCGGCAGTGGAAGCGGAGGCTGCTGCACACCGGGGGTGCCCCGGCCGGCCTGGGCGGCGTGGCCGACGTCCACGTGGTGTGCGGCGTGCTCAAGGACTTCCTGCGGGGCCTCGAGGAGCCGCTGCTCACCTTCGGCCTGCGTCCGGCCTTCCTGCAGGCTGCTG ACCTCCCGGATGAGGCCATCTGTGGTGCGGCCCTGCGCCACGCTGTGAGCAAGCTGCCCCCCGCCAACAGGGACACCCTGGCCTTCCTCATGCTGCACCTGCTCAG GGTGTCCCGCAGCCCCGACTGCAGGATGGATGTGCTGAACCTGTCGCGCGTGTTTGGGCCCACGCTGGTGGGATATGGCTCGGCCAACCCGACGCCGCTTGCTATCATGGAGGACACGCCGCGGCAGTGCAAG GTGGTGGCTCGGCTCCTCTCACTGCCACCCGACTTCTGGAGATGCTTCGTGGAGGTGGAGCAGGAGAACCTGGTGCTGTCGCCGGCCAGCCCCCTGGCCCCAGGCAGCAAACATG AGCCCAACTCCAGCCAGCTCAGCCCTGCTGGGACCTGCTGCTTCCCCAGCACGCTGCGGAGCTGCGTGGGCACGGCCGCTCTGCCGCC GCAGGGCCCTGCCCCGAGGAGTGTGGGTCGGTTCTTCCCTTCCCTGGTGTAG